One window from the genome of Rhinolophus ferrumequinum isolate MPI-CBG mRhiFer1 chromosome 10, mRhiFer1_v1.p, whole genome shotgun sequence encodes:
- the ANKRD54 gene encoding ankyrin repeat domain-containing protein 54 isoform X2, with amino-acid sequence MAAAAGGADNEPRSGRSSSDGECAVAPEPLTGPEGLFSFADFGSALGGGADLPGLPGRASGGAQSPLRYLHVLWQQDSEPRDELCCKIPATRLRRAARPHRRLGPTGKEVHALKRLRDSANANDVETVQQLLEDGADPCAADDKGRTALHFASCNGNDQIVQLLLDHGADPNQRDGLGNTPLHLAACTNHVPVITTLLRGGARVDALDRAGRTPLHLAKSKLNILQEGHSQCLEAVRLEVKQIIQMLREYLERLGRHEQRERLDDLCTRLQMTSTREQVDEVTDLLASFTSLSLQMQNMEKR; translated from the exons ATGGCAGCCGCAGCCGGGGGCGCGGACAACGAGCCGCGCTCTGGCCGCTCGAGCTCCGACGGCGAGTGCGCGGTGGCGCCGGAGCCGCTGACTGGCCCCGAGGGCCTCTTCTCCTTCGCCGATTTCGGGTCTGCGCTGGGCGGCGGCGCGGACCTCCCGGGCCTCCCGGGCCGGGCGTCCGGCGGGGCCCAGTCCCCTCTGCGCTACCTCCATGTCTTGTGGCAGCAGGACTCGGAGCCCCGCGATGAGCTATGCTGTAAGATCCCCGCCACCCGGCTGAGGCGCGCCGCCAGGCCCCACCGCCGGCTTGGGCCCACCGGCAAGGAGGTGCACG CTCTGAAAAGGCTGAGGGACTCGGCCAATGCTAACGATGTGGAAACAG TGCAGCAGCTGCTGGAAGATGGCGCGGATCCCTGTGCAGCTGATGACAAGGGACGCACAGCTCTACACTTCGCCTCCTGCAATGGCAATGACCAGATTG TGCAGCTGCTCCTGGACCATGGGGCTGATCCCAACCAGCGAGATGGGCTGGGAAACACACCACTGCACCTGG CGGCCTGCACCAACCATGTCCCTGTCATCACCACACTGCTACGAGGAG GGGCCCGTGTAGACGCCCTGGACCGAGCTGGCCGCACGCCGCTGCACCTGGCCAAGTCCAAGCTGAACATCCTGCAGGAAGGCCACTCCCAGTGCCTGGAGGCGGTACGGCTGGAAGTGAAGCAG ATCATCCAGATGCTGAGAGAGTACTTGGAGCGCCTGGGGCGGCATGAGCAGCGGGAACGGCTGGATGACCTGTGCACCCGCCTCCAGATGACAAGCACCAGGGAGCAG GTGGATGAGGTGACCGACCTGCTGGCCAGCTTCACCTCCCTCAGCTTGCAGATGCAGAACATGGAGAAGAGGTAG
- the GALR3 gene encoding galanin receptor type 3, whose protein sequence is MADAQNVSLDNPGSVGAVAVPVVFALIFLLGTVGNGLVLAVLLQPGTSAWQEPGSTTDLFILNLAVADLCFILCCVPFQATIYTLDAWLFGALVCKAVHLLIYLTMYASSFTLAAVSVDRYLAVRHPLRSRALRTPRNARAAVGLVWLLATLFSAPYLSYYGTVRYGALELCVPAWEDAQRRALDVATFAAGYLLPVAVVSLAYARTLHSLWAAVGPAGAAAAEARRRATGRAGRAMLAVAALYALCWGPHHALILCFWYGRFAFSPATYACRLASHCLAYANSCLNPLVYALASRHFRARLRRLWPYGRHRRHRACCPRGARRALRRIRPASSNPAGGPGDARPRGKLPAGGGGGGGCGGWGREPGKEPACGREAGPALCARGSE, encoded by the exons ATGGCTGATGCCCAGAACGTTTCGCTGGACAACCCAGGGAGTGTGGGGGCAGTGGCCGTGCCTGTGGTCTTTGCCCTCATCTTCCTGCTGGGCACCGTGGGCAACGGGCTAGTGCTGGCGGTGCTGCTGCAGCCCGGCACGAGTGCCTGGCAGGAGCCAGGCAGCACTACGGATCTGTTCATCCTCAACCTGGCAGTGGCGGACCTCTGCTTCATCCTGTGCTGCGTGCCTTTCCAGGCCACCATCTATACACTGGACGCCTGGCTCTTTGGGGCCCTCGTCTGTAAAGCCGTGCACCTTCTCATCTACCTCACCATGTATGCCAGCAGCTTCACACTCGCCGCCGTCTCAGTGGACAG GTACCTGGCCGTGCGGCACCCGCTGCGCTCGCGGGCCCTGCGCACCCCGCGCAACGCCCGTGCCGCCGTGGGCCTGGTCTGGCTGCTGGCGACGCTCTTCTCAGCGCCCTACCTCAGCTACTACGGCACGGTGCGCTACGGCGCGCTCGAACTCTGCGTGCCCGCCTGGGAGGACGCGCAGCGGCGCGCCCTGGACGTGGCCACCTTCGCCGCCGGCTACCTGCTGCCGGTGGCTGTGGTGAGCCTGGCCTACGCGCGCACGCTGCACTCCCTGTGGGCGGCCGTGGGCCCCGCGGGCGCTGCAGCGGCAGAGGCCCGGCGCAGGGCCACGGGCCGCGCGGGGCGCGCCATGCTGGCCGTGGCAGCGCTCTACGCGCTCTGCTGGGGTCCGCACCATGCGCTCATCCTCTGCTTCTGGTACGGCCGCTTCGCCTTCAGCCCGGCCACCTACGCCTGCCGCCTGGCCTCGCACTGCCTAGCCTACGCCAACTCCTGCCTCAACCCGCTCGTCTACGCGCTCGCCTCGCGCCACTTCCGCGCGCGCCTCCGCCGCCTGTGGCCCTACGGTCGCCACCGCCGCCATCGCGCCTGCTGCCCCCGGGGCGCTCGCCGAGCCCTCCGTCGCATCCGCCCGGCGTCCTCGAACCCTGCGGGCGGCCCCGGGGACGCTCGGCCTCGCGGGAAGCTGCCggccggtggtggtggtggtggtggctgcgGCGGCTGGGGCAGGGAGCCCGGGAAGGAGCCTGCCTGCGGCCGGGAGGCTGGACCAGCCCTGTGTGCCCGAGGATCAGAATAA
- the ANKRD54 gene encoding ankyrin repeat domain-containing protein 54 isoform X1, which produces MAAAAGGADNEPRSGRSSSDGECAVAPEPLTGPEGLFSFADFGSALGGGADLPGLPGRASGGAQSPLRYLHVLWQQDSEPRDELCCKIPATRLRRAARPHRRLGPTGKEVHALKRLRDSANANDVETVQQLLEDGADPCAADDKGRTALHFASCNGNDQIVQLLLDHGADPNQRDGLGNTPLHLAACTNHVPVITTLLRGGARVDALDRAGRTPLHLAKSKLNILQEGHSQCLEAVRLEVKQIIQMLREYLERLGRHEQRERLDDLCTRLQMTSTREQVDEVTDLLASFTSLSLQMQNMEKRWA; this is translated from the exons ATGGCAGCCGCAGCCGGGGGCGCGGACAACGAGCCGCGCTCTGGCCGCTCGAGCTCCGACGGCGAGTGCGCGGTGGCGCCGGAGCCGCTGACTGGCCCCGAGGGCCTCTTCTCCTTCGCCGATTTCGGGTCTGCGCTGGGCGGCGGCGCGGACCTCCCGGGCCTCCCGGGCCGGGCGTCCGGCGGGGCCCAGTCCCCTCTGCGCTACCTCCATGTCTTGTGGCAGCAGGACTCGGAGCCCCGCGATGAGCTATGCTGTAAGATCCCCGCCACCCGGCTGAGGCGCGCCGCCAGGCCCCACCGCCGGCTTGGGCCCACCGGCAAGGAGGTGCACG CTCTGAAAAGGCTGAGGGACTCGGCCAATGCTAACGATGTGGAAACAG TGCAGCAGCTGCTGGAAGATGGCGCGGATCCCTGTGCAGCTGATGACAAGGGACGCACAGCTCTACACTTCGCCTCCTGCAATGGCAATGACCAGATTG TGCAGCTGCTCCTGGACCATGGGGCTGATCCCAACCAGCGAGATGGGCTGGGAAACACACCACTGCACCTGG CGGCCTGCACCAACCATGTCCCTGTCATCACCACACTGCTACGAGGAG GGGCCCGTGTAGACGCCCTGGACCGAGCTGGCCGCACGCCGCTGCACCTGGCCAAGTCCAAGCTGAACATCCTGCAGGAAGGCCACTCCCAGTGCCTGGAGGCGGTACGGCTGGAAGTGAAGCAG ATCATCCAGATGCTGAGAGAGTACTTGGAGCGCCTGGGGCGGCATGAGCAGCGGGAACGGCTGGATGACCTGTGCACCCGCCTCCAGATGACAAGCACCAGGGAGCAG GTGGATGAGGTGACCGACCTGCTGGCCAGCTTCACCTCCCTCAGCTTGCAGATGCAGAACATGGAGAAGAG gtgggcctga
- the ANKRD54 gene encoding ankyrin repeat domain-containing protein 54 isoform X3: protein MLTMWKQQLLEDGADPCAADDKGRTALHFASCNGNDQIVQLLLDHGADPNQRDGLGNTPLHLAACTNHVPVITTLLRGGARVDALDRAGRTPLHLAKSKLNILQEGHSQCLEAVRLEVKQIIQMLREYLERLGRHEQRERLDDLCTRLQMTSTREQVDEVTDLLASFTSLSLQMQNMEKR, encoded by the exons ATGCTAACGATGTGGAAACAG CAGCTGCTGGAAGATGGCGCGGATCCCTGTGCAGCTGATGACAAGGGACGCACAGCTCTACACTTCGCCTCCTGCAATGGCAATGACCAGATTG TGCAGCTGCTCCTGGACCATGGGGCTGATCCCAACCAGCGAGATGGGCTGGGAAACACACCACTGCACCTGG CGGCCTGCACCAACCATGTCCCTGTCATCACCACACTGCTACGAGGAG GGGCCCGTGTAGACGCCCTGGACCGAGCTGGCCGCACGCCGCTGCACCTGGCCAAGTCCAAGCTGAACATCCTGCAGGAAGGCCACTCCCAGTGCCTGGAGGCGGTACGGCTGGAAGTGAAGCAG ATCATCCAGATGCTGAGAGAGTACTTGGAGCGCCTGGGGCGGCATGAGCAGCGGGAACGGCTGGATGACCTGTGCACCCGCCTCCAGATGACAAGCACCAGGGAGCAG GTGGATGAGGTGACCGACCTGCTGGCCAGCTTCACCTCCCTCAGCTTGCAGATGCAGAACATGGAGAAGAGGTAG